One window of the Cryptomeria japonica chromosome 7, Sugi_1.0, whole genome shotgun sequence genome contains the following:
- the LOC131856395 gene encoding beta-amyrin 24-hydroxylase-like: protein MAANLEVPAFKTIQGDDEQIFYVAQRRPFFYRQGMALENMKRHSHDDEEDSHDNDDGNRLRHSSFSEAQEDMFAVKHGLIEEDFVEFKTEDKETRNLLTQTQIFYSNLENPITLLQELLDPNSWSNGSTTTFNTIHEDKEDKEEDVSKMVYVEAVVKETLHRRLPGHFILGHAVIEETTIGGYDVPMNALMNFIAWEVDNDPQVW from the exons atggctgcaaatcttgaagttcctgcATTCAAGACAATACAGGGTGATGATGAACaaattttctatgttgctcaaagaaggccattTTTTTacagacaag GCATGGCCTTGGAAAACATGAAAAGACACTCCCATGACGATGAGGAAGACTCCCATGACAATGATGATGGAAATAGACTCAGACATTCTTCTTTCAGTGAGGCCCAAGAAGATATGTTTGCAGTGAAGCATGGTTTGATAGAGGAGGATTTTGTAGAATTTAAAACAGAGGATAAAGAAACAAGAAATCTTTTGACACAAacacaaatcttttattcaaatttaGAAAACCCAATTACATTGTTGCAG GAGCTTTTGGATCCAAATTCATGGTCAAATGGATCCACAACAACATTTAATACAATTcatgaagacaaagaagacaaagagGAGGATGTTTCGAAAATGGTGTATGTGGAGGCTGTGGTGAAGGAGACCCTCCATCGCCGCCTGCCGGGGCATTTCATTTTGGGGCATGCAGTTATAGAGGAAACCACTATTGGTGGTTACGATGTTCCCATGAATGCCTTGATGAATTTTATTGCTTGGGAAGTGGATAACGATCCCCAAGTGTGGTAA